The following are encoded together in the Drosophila sechellia strain sech25 chromosome 3R, ASM438219v1, whole genome shotgun sequence genome:
- the LOC6607343 gene encoding uncharacterized protein LOC6607343 isoform X4 → MTQHENQQAILSNFVREMSEGVDRLIRDQAELKVHLNEVLDENRRLDSELAKCRSILAGSDYQELKHRLQLSNKALDASKKQVDELIKERNSLQTMHNLSKQTIETMEMDLKNYRVQLKMSGDDQVLLPFIIPITY, encoded by the exons ATGACACAACACGAAAATCAGCAAGCCATTCTCAG CAACTTTGTGCGGGAAATGTCTGAAGGAGTGGATCGACTGATACGGGATCAGGCCGAACTGAAGGTCCACCTCAACGAAGTTCTAGATGAAAACCGCCGGCTGGACAGCGAGTTGGCCAAATGCAGGAGCATCCTGGCTGGCAGCGATTACCAGGAGCTCAAGCATCGCCTTCAACTGAGCAACAAGGCTTTGGACGCGTCCAAGAAGCAGGTGGATGAGCTTATCAAGGAACGGAACAGCCTGCAAACCATGCATAATCTCTCCAAACAGACCATCGAAACCATGGAGATGGATCTTAAGAATTATCGCGTCCAATTGAAAATGTCTGGAGATGACCAGGTACTATTGCCTTTCATCATTCCAATCACGTATTGA
- the LOC6607343 gene encoding paramyosin isoform X2: protein MTQHENQQAILSNFVREMSEGVDRLIRDQAELKVHLNEVLDENRRLDSELAKCRSILAGSDYQELKHRLQLSNKALDASKKQVDELIKERNSLQTMHNLSKQTIETMEMDLKNYRVQLKMSGDDQVIQRYSKIVKVLEAKVEDQQKEIRTQAETIKALHDHKQHSGLQLQQLHAQLKDSQQSQSKVSVLQKQLKEYEMSLSHTHNLLMESTRRETAAMRKVEEAIILSEEANKEKIDATKLAETYKEEMTHLASNIGTIMDEASTRVDVEVGHLKNMLKQKDIIITTTKEKLKKLAVDHKSVVHMLETRSNRLEQKYKEVLKQNDKLEAELEATCRRLGELERSVTEVYGGDAEDARILKWIAA from the exons ATGACACAACACGAAAATCAGCAAGCCATTCTCAG CAACTTTGTGCGGGAAATGTCTGAAGGAGTGGATCGACTGATACGGGATCAGGCCGAACTGAAGGTCCACCTCAACGAAGTTCTAGATGAAAACCGCCGGCTGGACAGCGAGTTGGCCAAATGCAGGAGCATCCTGGCTGGCAGCGATTACCAGGAGCTCAAGCATCGCCTTCAACTGAGCAACAAGGCTTTGGACGCGTCCAAGAAGCAGGTGGATGAGCTTATCAAGGAACGGAACAGCCTGCAAACCATGCATAATCTCTCCAAACAGACCATCGAAACCATGGAGATGGATCTTAAGAATTATCGCGTCCAATTGAAAATGTCTGGAGATGACCAG GTCATACAGCGGTACTCGAAGATCGTCAAAGTGCTGGAGGCAAAAGTGGAGGACCAGCAGAAGGAGATACGCACGCAGGCGGAGACCATAAAGGCCCTGCACGATCACAAGCAGCACAGCgggttgcaactgcagcagctgcatgCTCAACTGAAGGATAGCCAGCAGAGTCAATCCAAGGTGTCCGTCCTGCAGAAGCAACTTAAGGAGTACGAAATGTCGCTGAGCCACACCCACAATTTGCTCATGGAGAGCACAAGACGGGAAACCGCCGCCATGCGCAAGGTCGAGGAGGCTATCATACTCAGCGAAGAGGCAAACAAGGAGAAAATAGACGCCACTAAGCTGGCCGAGACCTACAAGGAGGAGATGACCCATCTAGCCTCCAATATCGGTACCATAATGGATGAGGCCTCCACACGCGTGGACGTTGAAGTGGGCCATCTGAAGAATATGCTCAAGCAAAAGGACATTATAATTACCACGACTAAGGAGAAG CTGAAAAAACTGGCTGTCGATCATAAGTCGGTGGTCCACATGCTGGAGACCCGGAGCAATCGCCTGGAGCAAAAGTACAAGGAGGTGTTGAAGCAGAACGATAAGCTGGAGGCCGAGTTGGAGGCAACTTGCCGGCGACTTGGCGAGCTGGAGCGATCCGTTACTGAAGTTTACGGTGGAGATGCCGAAGATGCCAGGAT TCTCAAATGGATCGCTGCATAA
- the LOC6607343 gene encoding serologically defined colon cancer antigen 8 homolog isoform X3: MTRYYCLSSFQSRIDCHIIVIQRYSKIVKVLEAKVEDQQKEIRTQAETIKALHDHKQHSGLQLQQLHAQLKDSQQSQSKVSVLQKQLKEYEMSLSHTHNLLMESTRRETAAMRKVEEAIILSEEANKEKIDATKLAETYKEEMTHLASNIGTIMDEASTRVDVEVGHLKNMLKQKDIIITTTKEKLKKLAVDHKSVVHMLETRSNRLEQKYKEVLKQNDKLEAELEATCRRLGELERSVTEVYGGDAEDARIKMFYKSQMDRCIMDHKKMKEKYREGMEDITQRFESEIYKLREENSVLLAENELLKSGAAGDSSKQSGH, translated from the exons ATGACCAGGTACTATTGCCTTTCATCATTCCAATCACGTATTGATTGTCATATTATA GTCATACAGCGGTACTCGAAGATCGTCAAAGTGCTGGAGGCAAAAGTGGAGGACCAGCAGAAGGAGATACGCACGCAGGCGGAGACCATAAAGGCCCTGCACGATCACAAGCAGCACAGCgggttgcaactgcagcagctgcatgCTCAACTGAAGGATAGCCAGCAGAGTCAATCCAAGGTGTCCGTCCTGCAGAAGCAACTTAAGGAGTACGAAATGTCGCTGAGCCACACCCACAATTTGCTCATGGAGAGCACAAGACGGGAAACCGCCGCCATGCGCAAGGTCGAGGAGGCTATCATACTCAGCGAAGAGGCAAACAAGGAGAAAATAGACGCCACTAAGCTGGCCGAGACCTACAAGGAGGAGATGACCCATCTAGCCTCCAATATCGGTACCATAATGGATGAGGCCTCCACACGCGTGGACGTTGAAGTGGGCCATCTGAAGAATATGCTCAAGCAAAAGGACATTATAATTACCACGACTAAGGAGAAG CTGAAAAAACTGGCTGTCGATCATAAGTCGGTGGTCCACATGCTGGAGACCCGGAGCAATCGCCTGGAGCAAAAGTACAAGGAGGTGTTGAAGCAGAACGATAAGCTGGAGGCCGAGTTGGAGGCAACTTGCCGGCGACTTGGCGAGCTGGAGCGATCCGTTACTGAAGTTTACGGTGGAGATGCCGAAGATGCCAGGAT AAAAATGTTCTATAAGTCTCAAATGGATCGCTGCATAATGGATCATAAGAAGATGAAGGAGAAATATCGCGAGGGCATGGAGGACATCACGCAGCGCTTCGAATCGGAAATTTACAAGTTAAGGGAGGAGAACTCCGTGCTGCTGGCGGAAAACGAACTGCTTAAGAGCGGGGCCGCAGGCGATAGCTCCAAGCAGAGTGGTCACTGA
- the LOC6607342 gene encoding vacuolar-sorting protein SNF8: MRRRVGLGAIQQQKLAAEKYKDKGTDLQENQLEQMTKQMEVFRVKLEEFAMKHKEDIRKNSKFRKQFQEMCAAIGVDPLATGKGFWSVLGMGDFYYELGVQVVEVCLAANHKTGGLMELDDLRRRLIAARGQSSVHQEITKEDILMAAKKLSIFGNGFVVHKLGKGKYIVQSIPGELSMEETNILNAASNTEQGCVTQSQMIKDLGWTDYRAQQSLDKVLGEGLCWIDKQAGDEPAYWFPSLFPGRNAQTTAAT; this comes from the exons ATGCGACGACGTGTGGGCCTGGGAGCCATTCAGCAGCAGAAGCTGGCCGCGGAGAAGTACAAGGACAAGGGCACCGACCTGCAGGAAAACCAACTCGAACAAATGACCAAGCAAATGGAGGTTTTCCGGGTGAAACTGGAAGAATTTGCGATGAAACACAAGGAGGACATTCGCAAGAACTCGAAGTTCCGCAAACAGTTTCAGGAAATGTGCGCTGCCATCGGTGTGGATCCGCTGGCCACCGGGAAAGGATTCTGGAGCGTGCTGGGAATGGGCGATTTCTACTACGAACTGGGTGTCCAGGTAGTGGAGGTTTGTCTGGCTGCCAATCACAAAACAGGTGGACTCATGGAGCTGGACGATCTGCGGCGACGGCTTATCGCCGCCAGAGGTCAGAGTTCAGTGCACCAGGAGATCACCAAGGAGGACATCCTAATGGCCGCTAAAAAGCTCAGCATTTTTGGCAACGG CTTTGTGGTTCACAAGCTGGGCAAGGGCAAGTACATAGTTCAGTCCATTCCCGGCGAGCTGAGCATGGAGGAGACCAACATACTGAATGCCGCATCCAATACCGAACAAGGCTGTGTTACGCAGAGTCAGATGATCAAAGATTTGGG CTGGACCGACTACCGTGCTCAACAGTCACTGGACAAGGTGCTCGGCGAAGGTCTCTGTTGGATTGACAAGCAGGCGGGCGATGAGCCAGCCTATTGGTTTCCCAGTTTGTTTCCCGGTCGAAACGCTCAGACAACGGCCGCCACCTAG
- the LOC6607343 gene encoding unconventional myosin-XVIIIa isoform X1 gives MTQHENQQAILSNFVREMSEGVDRLIRDQAELKVHLNEVLDENRRLDSELAKCRSILAGSDYQELKHRLQLSNKALDASKKQVDELIKERNSLQTMHNLSKQTIETMEMDLKNYRVQLKMSGDDQVIQRYSKIVKVLEAKVEDQQKEIRTQAETIKALHDHKQHSGLQLQQLHAQLKDSQQSQSKVSVLQKQLKEYEMSLSHTHNLLMESTRRETAAMRKVEEAIILSEEANKEKIDATKLAETYKEEMTHLASNIGTIMDEASTRVDVEVGHLKNMLKQKDIIITTTKEKLKKLAVDHKSVVHMLETRSNRLEQKYKEVLKQNDKLEAELEATCRRLGELERSVTEVYGGDAEDARIKMFYKSQMDRCIMDHKKMKEKYREGMEDITQRFESEIYKLREENSVLLAENELLKSGAAGDSSKQSGH, from the exons ATGACACAACACGAAAATCAGCAAGCCATTCTCAG CAACTTTGTGCGGGAAATGTCTGAAGGAGTGGATCGACTGATACGGGATCAGGCCGAACTGAAGGTCCACCTCAACGAAGTTCTAGATGAAAACCGCCGGCTGGACAGCGAGTTGGCCAAATGCAGGAGCATCCTGGCTGGCAGCGATTACCAGGAGCTCAAGCATCGCCTTCAACTGAGCAACAAGGCTTTGGACGCGTCCAAGAAGCAGGTGGATGAGCTTATCAAGGAACGGAACAGCCTGCAAACCATGCATAATCTCTCCAAACAGACCATCGAAACCATGGAGATGGATCTTAAGAATTATCGCGTCCAATTGAAAATGTCTGGAGATGACCAG GTCATACAGCGGTACTCGAAGATCGTCAAAGTGCTGGAGGCAAAAGTGGAGGACCAGCAGAAGGAGATACGCACGCAGGCGGAGACCATAAAGGCCCTGCACGATCACAAGCAGCACAGCgggttgcaactgcagcagctgcatgCTCAACTGAAGGATAGCCAGCAGAGTCAATCCAAGGTGTCCGTCCTGCAGAAGCAACTTAAGGAGTACGAAATGTCGCTGAGCCACACCCACAATTTGCTCATGGAGAGCACAAGACGGGAAACCGCCGCCATGCGCAAGGTCGAGGAGGCTATCATACTCAGCGAAGAGGCAAACAAGGAGAAAATAGACGCCACTAAGCTGGCCGAGACCTACAAGGAGGAGATGACCCATCTAGCCTCCAATATCGGTACCATAATGGATGAGGCCTCCACACGCGTGGACGTTGAAGTGGGCCATCTGAAGAATATGCTCAAGCAAAAGGACATTATAATTACCACGACTAAGGAGAAG CTGAAAAAACTGGCTGTCGATCATAAGTCGGTGGTCCACATGCTGGAGACCCGGAGCAATCGCCTGGAGCAAAAGTACAAGGAGGTGTTGAAGCAGAACGATAAGCTGGAGGCCGAGTTGGAGGCAACTTGCCGGCGACTTGGCGAGCTGGAGCGATCCGTTACTGAAGTTTACGGTGGAGATGCCGAAGATGCCAGGAT AAAAATGTTCTATAAGTCTCAAATGGATCGCTGCATAATGGATCATAAGAAGATGAAGGAGAAATATCGCGAGGGCATGGAGGACATCACGCAGCGCTTCGAATCGGAAATTTACAAGTTAAGGGAGGAGAACTCCGTGCTGCTGGCGGAAAACGAACTGCTTAAGAGCGGGGCCGCAGGCGATAGCTCCAAGCAGAGTGGTCACTGA